In Thiovibrio frasassiensis, one DNA window encodes the following:
- the guaA gene encoding glutamine-hydrolyzing GMP synthase, which yields MDIHSEKILILDFGSQYTQLIARRVREAGVYCELYPWDLTSEEIRAFAPNGIILSGGPQSVHEAQTPRAAEVVFTLGVPVLGICYGMQTMAAQLGGEVEAASHREYGYAQVRARHHSRLLRDIEDHTSPEGYGLLDVWMSHGDRVNRLPEGFHAICESDNAPLAGMGDESRNFYGLQFHPEVTHTRQGQRIIERFVHEICGCSRLWTPSNIIENAIAQIRSQVGEEEVLLGLSGGVDSSVVAALLHRAIGTQLTCVFVDNGLLRLHEGDQVMTTFAKHMGVKVLRVDAEQRFLDGLKGEEDPEKKRKIIGNTFIEVFEEEAAKLANAKWLAQGTIYPDVIESAGAKSGKAKVIKSHHNVGGLPEHMKLGLVEPLRELFKDEVRTIGVELGLPYEMVYRHPFPGPGLGVRILGEVRKDYADTLRLADDIFIEELRKNELYDKVSQAFTVFLPIKSVGVVGDNRQYAHVVALRAVETIDFMTARWAHLPYDFLDHVTRRICNEVRGISRVVYDITGKPPGTIEWE from the coding sequence ATGGATATCCACAGCGAAAAGATCCTGATCCTTGATTTCGGCTCCCAATACACCCAGCTCATTGCCCGGCGGGTCCGGGAGGCCGGGGTCTATTGCGAACTCTATCCCTGGGACCTGACCTCCGAGGAGATTCGGGCTTTTGCTCCCAACGGGATCATTCTTTCGGGCGGTCCGCAATCCGTGCATGAGGCGCAAACCCCCCGTGCGGCCGAGGTGGTATTTACCCTGGGGGTGCCGGTGCTCGGCATCTGTTACGGCATGCAGACCATGGCCGCCCAGTTGGGCGGCGAGGTTGAGGCGGCCAGTCATCGTGAATACGGCTATGCCCAGGTGCGGGCCCGCCATCACTCCCGGCTGCTGCGCGATATCGAGGATCATACCAGTCCCGAGGGGTACGGATTGCTCGACGTCTGGATGAGCCACGGCGACCGGGTCAATCGGCTGCCCGAGGGGTTCCACGCCATCTGCGAGAGCGACAACGCGCCGCTGGCCGGAATGGGCGACGAGAGCCGCAACTTCTACGGCCTTCAATTTCACCCGGAGGTGACCCACACCCGCCAAGGGCAGCGGATCATCGAGCGCTTTGTCCACGAGATCTGCGGCTGCAGCCGTCTCTGGACGCCGAGCAACATCATTGAGAATGCCATTGCCCAGATCCGCAGCCAGGTGGGCGAAGAGGAGGTCTTGCTGGGGCTTTCCGGGGGGGTTGATTCCTCGGTGGTTGCAGCCCTGTTGCACCGGGCCATCGGCACCCAGCTCACCTGTGTCTTCGTGGACAACGGCTTGTTGCGCTTGCATGAGGGCGATCAGGTCATGACCACCTTTGCCAAGCACATGGGGGTGAAGGTTTTGCGGGTGGATGCGGAGCAACGCTTTCTCGACGGGCTCAAGGGCGAGGAAGACCCGGAAAAGAAACGCAAGATCATCGGCAACACCTTCATTGAGGTTTTCGAGGAGGAGGCGGCGAAACTCGCCAATGCCAAGTGGCTGGCCCAGGGCACCATCTACCCGGATGTCATCGAGTCGGCCGGTGCGAAAAGCGGCAAGGCCAAGGTGATCAAGAGCCACCATAACGTGGGCGGGCTGCCCGAGCATATGAAGCTTGGCCTGGTGGAGCCCCTGCGCGAGTTGTTCAAGGACGAGGTCCGCACCATCGGCGTCGAATTGGGCCTGCCCTATGAGATGGTCTACCGTCATCCCTTCCCCGGGCCGGGGCTCGGGGTACGTATTTTGGGCGAGGTGCGCAAGGATTACGCCGACACCCTGCGTTTGGCCGATGATATCTTCATCGAGGAGCTGCGCAAGAACGAGCTCTACGATAAGGTCTCCCAGGCCTTCACCGTTTTCCTCCCGATCAAATCGGTGGGGGTGGTCGGCGACAATCGGCAGTACGCCCATGTCGTCGCCTTGCGGGCCGTGGAGACCATCGATTTCATGACCGCCCGCTGGGCGCATCTTCCTTACGATTTCCTCGATCACGTCACCAGGCGCATCTGTAACGAGGTGCGCGGCATTTCCCGGGTGGTCTATGACATCACCGGCAAGCCGCCTGGAACCATCGAGTGGGAATAA
- a CDS encoding GAF domain-containing sensor histidine kinase, which produces MKGGAKELRDLELVNRLLDSFSRISGVINTPRLDYAARLGRILEVILEYLRVEQGSLMVLERKKYLVVRAASRPEIIGHEQTIEKERSVAAWVARHQEPLFIKDIAKDSRFDTMCRGSYRRNSLLSMPILHKGKVLGVINVTDKIGDRDLLKEDITRLFDFSSVILSLLVQENLQQDLRRQQRILRERNKELRHQETLRAELSSMLVHDLKGPLSEVVANLDILSYTVSEENREFLESAQIGCDRAVRMVSNLVSIGKIEDGKLTPIKEVVAPGPMLAECLSSIKGMARIKDVALILEVQEDLPQIALDRILILRVLQNLLTNALGYCPSNTTIRFGCRRVVGKKQLEFYVQDQGPGIPASKHRAIFEKYARISNKQDALVGTGLGLYFCRLAVEIHRGRIFVESEPGKGSRFNFTLPL; this is translated from the coding sequence GTGAAGGGTGGAGCAAAAGAGTTGCGGGATTTGGAGCTGGTCAATCGGCTTCTGGACAGTTTTTCCCGGATTTCCGGGGTGATCAATACCCCCCGCCTTGACTATGCTGCGCGCCTTGGCCGGATACTCGAGGTCATTCTCGAGTATCTGCGGGTGGAGCAAGGCTCCCTCATGGTCCTTGAGCGAAAAAAATACCTGGTGGTCCGGGCGGCGAGCCGGCCTGAGATTATTGGTCATGAGCAGACCATCGAGAAGGAGCGCTCCGTGGCGGCTTGGGTAGCCAGGCATCAGGAGCCCCTTTTTATCAAGGATATTGCCAAGGATAGCCGTTTTGACACCATGTGCCGCGGCAGCTATCGGCGCAATTCGCTGCTCTCCATGCCGATCCTCCATAAGGGCAAGGTGCTCGGGGTCATCAATGTCACCGATAAAATCGGGGATCGGGATCTGCTCAAGGAGGACATCACCCGTCTTTTTGATTTCAGCAGCGTCATCCTCTCCCTCTTGGTTCAGGAAAATCTCCAGCAGGACCTCCGCCGTCAGCAGCGCATCCTCCGGGAGCGCAACAAGGAACTGCGTCATCAGGAGACCTTGCGTGCCGAACTCTCCAGTATGCTGGTCCATGACCTCAAGGGCCCCCTTTCCGAGGTGGTGGCCAACCTTGATATCCTTTCCTACACCGTTTCCGAGGAAAACCGCGAGTTTCTGGAGTCGGCCCAGATAGGGTGCGACCGGGCGGTGCGCATGGTTTCCAATCTGGTGAGCATCGGCAAGATCGAAGACGGTAAGCTTACGCCCATCAAGGAGGTTGTCGCCCCTGGGCCCATGCTGGCTGAATGCCTGAGCAGCATCAAGGGCATGGCCAGGATCAAGGATGTGGCGCTGATCTTGGAGGTGCAAGAGGATCTGCCCCAGATTGCCCTGGACCGCATCCTCATCTTGCGGGTATTGCAGAATCTGCTGACCAATGCTTTGGGGTATTGCCCGAGCAACACCACGATCCGTTTCGGCTGTCGTCGGGTGGTGGGCAAAAAGCAGCTTGAATTTTATGTGCAGGATCAAGGTCCTGGAATACCCGCATCGAAGCACCGCGCCATTTTTGAGAAGTACGCCAGAATTTCCAACAAGCAGGATGCCCTGGTCGGTACCGGGCTTGGCCTCTATTTTTGCCGACTGGCTGTGGAGATTCACCGGGGCAGGATCTTCGTCGAGAGCGAGCCGGGGAAAGGGTCTCGTTTTAATTTTACCTTGCCCCTGTAA
- a CDS encoding tetratricopeptide repeat protein, producing MKLKAPKDMVFLVVDDIDNMRRSVKAMLKLVHFGKEFYEAANGRDAWKLLQTENIVIDFIICDYNMPYMSGTELLGLIRATKKWRDIPFLMVTAEANMDIVAEAAEHDVDAYMTKPFVTATLEQKVMELLGQINNPSLFNQLLLQARTLEEKGDLDGAIAKATEAAKLNDRSSKPYRELGKLFGKKGDLKKAQLCFEKAVEINRLDVSSYHALGQIYYRLGKMEMAMENFNRAMEISPRHADRAMNFAKLLIKKNQLPEAEKVLRLVLKSKGNDIDFKEDIAETCIGCGLGELAVKCYREVLKADPERIYLNKKIGMALYTAGDPNEAVKVMEKAAEKSSDDLELFLTLGKAYFNMKQLVRADQWVSKVLRIDPKHKEARAILDKCL from the coding sequence ATGAAGCTTAAAGCGCCAAAAGATATGGTTTTTCTTGTCGTGGACGACATCGACAATATGCGCCGTTCGGTCAAGGCCATGCTGAAGTTGGTCCATTTCGGCAAGGAATTTTATGAGGCGGCCAATGGGCGGGATGCCTGGAAGCTTCTCCAGACCGAAAATATCGTCATCGATTTTATTATCTGTGATTATAACATGCCCTATATGTCGGGCACCGAGCTGCTGGGCTTGATTCGGGCCACCAAGAAATGGCGCGATATCCCCTTTCTCATGGTCACCGCCGAAGCCAACATGGATATTGTCGCGGAAGCGGCCGAGCATGATGTTGACGCTTACATGACCAAACCCTTTGTCACCGCGACATTGGAGCAGAAGGTTATGGAGTTGCTGGGACAGATCAACAACCCCTCGCTCTTCAACCAGCTATTACTCCAGGCGCGCACCCTTGAGGAAAAGGGCGACCTCGACGGTGCCATTGCCAAAGCCACGGAGGCCGCCAAGCTCAATGACCGTTCTTCCAAACCGTATCGGGAACTTGGGAAGCTCTTCGGGAAAAAGGGCGACCTGAAAAAAGCCCAGCTCTGCTTTGAAAAGGCGGTTGAGATCAATCGGCTCGACGTCAGTTCCTATCATGCCCTGGGCCAGATTTATTACCGTCTCGGCAAGATGGAAATGGCCATGGAAAATTTCAACCGGGCCATGGAGATCAGTCCGAGGCATGCGGACCGGGCCATGAATTTCGCCAAGCTGCTCATCAAGAAGAACCAGCTTCCCGAGGCGGAAAAAGTTCTGCGCCTGGTGTTGAAATCAAAGGGTAACGATATCGATTTTAAGGAAGATATTGCCGAGACCTGTATTGGTTGCGGCCTGGGGGAGCTGGCGGTTAAATGCTACCGTGAGGTGTTGAAGGCGGATCCGGAACGCATCTACCTGAACAAGAAAATCGGCATGGCCCTGTATACCGCCGGCGATCCCAATGAAGCAGTCAAGGTGATGGAAAAGGCGGCGGAGAAATCCTCCGATGATCTTGAGTTGTTTCTTACTCTGGGCAAAGCCTATTTTAATATGAAGCAGTTGGTGCGGGCCGACCAGTGGGTTTCGAAGGTGCTTCGTATTGACCCCAAACACAAGGAAGCCCGTGCCATTCTGGATAAATGTCTCTAG
- a CDS encoding DUF4149 domain-containing protein, whose translation MKLKQMPPIVYRLAIACWLGGASLFTFLLTPTLFKSFNRDVAGDIVGVLFPGYFLWGLACGVVALICLAGIKSRARTVSAIIIAVMLTISSVQAFVIEPKAAALKKEIPSFATTPTDHPSRVLFRKLHAISASGNLAVIGGGIALVVLL comes from the coding sequence ATGAAGCTAAAACAGATGCCCCCAATCGTGTACCGTCTGGCTATTGCGTGTTGGCTTGGCGGCGCATCCTTGTTCACCTTTCTCCTGACTCCAACCCTTTTTAAGTCCTTCAACAGAGATGTGGCTGGTGACATTGTTGGCGTGCTTTTCCCAGGATATTTCCTGTGGGGCTTAGCTTGCGGAGTTGTCGCGCTCATCTGTCTTGCTGGCATCAAAAGCCGCGCACGCACTGTTTCTGCAATCATCATCGCTGTCATGCTTACTATCAGCTCAGTACAGGCCTTCGTGATTGAGCCAAAAGCAGCAGCGCTAAAAAAGGAAATCCCCTCCTTCGCAACCACCCCCACTGATCACCCAAGCCGAGTCCTGTTTCGCAAGCTCCATGCCATCTCTGCCTCCGGCAACCTTGCTGTCATCGGGGGCGGGATCGCTCTGGTCGTCTTGCTCTAA